A stretch of the Aegilops tauschii subsp. strangulata cultivar AL8/78 chromosome 4, Aet v6.0, whole genome shotgun sequence genome encodes the following:
- the LOC109781044 gene encoding pumilio homolog 12, which produces MGESQSIQDCSKFGAFVHRIPGAELGNVGDMMIHYTSGSTSQAGGAKMRRPLPSPRFTMYDSAMIGSNKSVVEFPSDGLPDEQSLASAFGDMSLKNYTADSLTSTRDFVPVNGYYPSGPANYHSGITPPDVTLNPSLVPAIVQDDLTFCAEHVNQKPDELTVGQQEQAYRFPPLFENFPMGSVMHDLDSFSSAPYHQSALSTSPIEQQFYLDVQSQLYAPYGQPFDSNIMWQHGTETPRCTMLQPHYVYPQLQQVAGSDVRRSRRHQQAAACTSANGTLHIETPNIHRQGMGIEDPYSNGAAFQKRNTQLNSFHCTLSADSPCGSSNFRQQVDKFYSLSNGFSRHNISDNISTVSYPEKLWMRADGVNSVRSTRSTPVDGCIGRDGRTSSAHNHLDIHSNFSLHPDRPNSQLLPLVMKPCELNYNSVDEVAGRIYMLAKDQNGCRFLQKVFAQGSQEDVERVFAEIIDHIGELMVDPFGNYLVQKLLEGCSDDQRMRILCEVTKTPGDLIAVSCNMHGTRAVQKIIETVNNPDQVSKVVFALSPGAMHLMLDPNGSHVANRCLQKLLPESKAFLLDAATLHYLGLATHQQGCCSIQKCIEHSDDEQKFNLLSNIISSALTLADDRFGNYVIQSILNHGIEWATSKIVDELEGHFGYLSIQKCGSHVVENCLKRAPQHMRDKIIKELINDPKLQHIMVDQYGNFVIQTALEHCKGPLHTTFVEAIRPHAAAMQSHMYGKRVLSKTYLKNKQHRVGVL; this is translated from the exons ATGGGGGAATCGCAGAGTATTCAAGATTGTTCCAAGTTTGGAGCTTTTGTTCACAGGATTCCTGGTGCTGAATTGGGCAATGTTGGTGACATGATGATCCACTACACGAGTGGTAGTACTTCACAGGCAGGGGGGGCTAAGATGAGAAGGCCATTACCTTCTCCACGGTTCACAATGTATGATTCTGCGATgattggaagcaataagagtgTTGTGGAGTTCCCTAGTGATGGTCTACCCGACGAGCAGTCGTTAGCATCTGCTTTTGGGGACATGAGCTTAAAGAATTATACAGCTGATTCTCTCACAAGTACCAGAGATTTTGTGCCAGTAAATGGGTACTATCCATCTGGCCCTGCTAATTATCACTCAGGGATTACGCCTCCAGATGTTACATTGAACCCGTCGCTTGTGCCAGCAATTGTTCAAGATGATTTGACGTTCTGTGCTGAACACGTTAATCAGAAACCAGACGAACTAACTGTTGGACAACAAGAACAAGCTTACAGATTTCCACCGCTCTTCGAGAATTTCCCAATGGGCTCAGTGATGCACGACCTGGATAGCTTTTCCAGTGCTCCTTACCACCAATCAGCTCTGTCAACTTCACCCATCGAGCAGCAGTTTTATCTGGATGTACAGTCTCAGCTGTATGCACCTTACGGCCAGCCATTTGATTCAAACATCATGTGGCAGCATGGTACAGAAACACCAAGATGCACGATGCTGCAACCACATTATGTTTACCCACAGTTGCAACAGGTTGCTGGGTCAGATGTTCGTCGAAGTAGGAGACATCAACAGGCTGCAGCTTGCACTTCTGCAAACGGCACATTACATATTGAAACACCTAATATTCATCGACAGGGAATGGGAATTGAGGATCCTTACTCTAATGGTGCTGCCTTTCAGAAGAGAAATACCCAGCTGAACAGTTTTCATTGCACATTGTCTGCTGACAGTCCATGTGGCAGTAGTAACTTCCGTCAGCAAGTTGACAAGTTTTACTCTTTGTCTAATGGTTTCTCACGCCATAATATTTCAGATAATATCAGCACTGTAAGTTATCCAGAAAAGCTGTGGATGAGGGCTGATGGGGTAAATTCAGTAAGAAGTACCAGGAGTACTCCTGTAGATGGTTGCATTGGTAGGGATGGAAGAACTAGTAGTGCACATAACCATCTTGATATTCATAGTAATTTTTCCTTGCACCCCGACAGACCAAACTCCCAGCTTCTGCCCTTGGTCATGAAACCATGTGAGCTGAATTATAATTCAGTTGACGAAGTTGCTGGGCGAATCTATATGTTGGCTAAGGATCAGAATGGCTGCCGCTTTCTGCAAAAAGTATTTGCTCAAGGCAGCCAAGAGGATGTCGAAAGAGTCTTTGCTGAAATAATTGATCATATTGGTGAACTTATGGTCGATCCATTTGGCAACTATTTAGTGCAGAAGCTGCTTGAAGGGTGCAGTGATGATCAACGGATGCGCATATTATGTGAAGTTACCAAAACGCCTGGAGATCTTATTGCAGTTTCTTGCAACATGCATGG GACTCGTGCAGTGCAAAAGATAATTGAAACTGTAAATAATCCGGATCAAGTTTCTAAGGTTGTGTTTGCATTGAGTCCTGGAGCAATGCATTTGATGCTAGATCCTAATGGCAGTCATGTTGCAAACCGATGCCTGCAGAAACTGTTACCGGAGTCCAAAGCG TTCCTTCTTGATGCTGCTACATTGCACTATCTTGGACTAGCAACACATCAACAAGGCTGTTGTAGCATTCAAAAATGCATCGAACATTCAGATGATGAACAGAAGTTCAACTTGTTAAGCAATATTATATCCAGTGCTCTAACCCTTGCCGATGATCGATTTGG GAACTACGTTATTCAGTCAATTCTCAACCATGGCATTGAATGGGCGACATCGAAAATAGTTGATGAGCTGGAGGGTCACTTTGGGTATCTGTCAATTCAGAAATGTGGTAGCCATGTGGTGGAAAACTGTCTGAAGCGAGCGCCCCAGCACATGCGTGACAAAATCATCAAAGAACTCATCAACGATCCCAAGTTGCAGCATATTATGGTGGATCAGTACGGCAATTTCGTTATTCAAACAGCACTTGAACATTGCAAG GGTCCGCTACATACCACCTTTGTTGAGGCTATTAGGCCACACGCTGCTGCAATGCAAAGCCACATGTATGGGAAAAGGGTTCTATCAAAAACATACCTCAAGAACAAGCAACACCGAGTAGGAGTTTTGTAG
- the LOC109781045 gene encoding putative H/ACA ribonucleoprotein complex subunit 1-like protein 1 codes for MRPPRGGGGFRGRGGDQGGRFGGGGRGRGRFGGGGGGFRDEGPPAEVVEVSTFLHACEGDAVTKLTNEKVPYFNAPIYLQNKTQIGKVDEIFGPINESYFSVKMFEGVIATSYNEGDKFFIDPMKLLPLSRFLPQPKGSTPRGGGRGGRGGGRGGFGGRGGFRGRGAPRGRGPPRGGGRGFRGRGRF; via the exons ATGCGGCCACCGAGAGGTGGCGGAGGTTTCCGCGGACGCGGCGGCGACCAAGGTGGCCGCTTCGGTGGAGGCGGCCGCGGCAGGGGCCGCTtcggtggaggcggcggcgggttcCGCGACGAGGGCCCTCCAGCCGAGGTCGTCG AGGTGTCGACGTTCCTGCACGCCTGCGAGGGGGACGCGGTAACGAAGCTGACGAACGAGAAAGTGCCCTACTTCAACGCGCCCATATACCTCCAGAACAAGACCCAGATCGGCAAAGTCGACGAGATCTTCGGCCCCATCAACGAATCA TATTTCTCGGTCAAGATGTTCGAGGGAGTCATTGCAACATCTTACAACGAAGGTGACAAGTTCTTCATTGACCCCATGAAGCTGCTGCCCCTCTCACGCTTCCTGCCGCAGCCAAA GGGCTCGACTCCAAGAGGTGGTGGTCGCGGTGGAAGAGGTGGTGGTCGCGGTGGATTTGGTGGCCGTGGTGGATTCCGTGGAAGAGGTGCACCAAGGGGTCGTGGACCTCCCAGGGGTGGAGGGCGTGGTTTCAGAGGACGAGGCAGATTCTAG